GGTTACGATGTGGAGTTGCTGTCCAAAATGATTTCGGAACTGCTGGGAACTTCCAGTTTGCAACCGGTCATACTGGTTGGCGTTGGTAATTTGGGAACCGCCCTACTTGCCTATCAAGGATTCCAGCAGGAGGGTTTTGAAATTGTGGCAGCGTTTGATGCCGATCCGGCCCGAGCACGTGCGAAGAATACTGGGCATCCCATCGCGGGGATGGAGGAGATTCCCAAATGGATCAGCGACCGCGCCGTTAAAATGGCGATCATGGCGGTGCCCGCCACCTCAGCCCAGGCCGTTGCCAACCAATTGGTGCAACACGGCATTAGTGGAATCCTCAATTTTAGCCCGGTTGTGCTGCAAGTCCCCGACGAAGTGACGGTCAACAACGTGAATCTGGCG
The Verrucomicrobiales bacterium genome window above contains:
- a CDS encoding redox-sensing transcriptional repressor Rex: MNKDKAILRKQTRPEIPRKTVYRLSIYLRCLHRLKSNAIRTVSSEALAKAAGVKSAQLRKDLTYFGQFGTRGLGYDVELLSKMISELLGTSSLQPVILVGVGNLGTALLAYQGFQQEGFEIVAAFDADPARARAKNTGHPIAGMEEIPKWISDRAVKMAIMAVPATSAQAVANQLVQHGISGILNFSPVVLQVPDEVTVNNVNLAIELENLSYFVRG